In the Lascolabacillus massiliensis genome, one interval contains:
- a CDS encoding AGE family epimerase/isomerase produces MKSINCQTTEWIYGFKKELTENILPYWIEKMQDFEHGGFYGRIDGNDVIYQEANKGAILHARILWTFSAAYRILGNNEYRDVAQRALDYIESHFIDKEYGGTFWELDYMGNPENTKKQMYAQGFMLYGFSEFYRATGSEKALAMAVDTFRLIEKYKDSEYGGYPEAFTRDWEPISDMRLSEKDANERKTMNTHLHILEPYTNLLRIWRHEDIMNAQRDLISIFIDKIIDSESYHLNLFFNDFWEVKSSAISYGHDIEASWLLTEAAEVLGENGLLERVNEVSSKIAKAAAEGLDSDGGLNYEKEDTVIDREKHWWVQAEAVVGFYSLYQNIKDTTYLDLAFRIWSYIQNHLIDKTNGEWYWSIKPDGMPNLVDDKAGFWKCPYHNGRMCMEMMERIK; encoded by the coding sequence ATGAAAAGCATAAATTGTCAGACTACAGAATGGATTTATGGATTTAAAAAGGAATTGACTGAAAATATTCTTCCATATTGGATCGAAAAGATGCAGGATTTTGAGCATGGAGGCTTTTACGGACGCATCGATGGCAATGATGTTATTTACCAAGAAGCCAACAAGGGAGCAATCTTGCATGCGAGAATATTATGGACATTCTCTGCTGCCTACCGTATATTAGGAAATAATGAATACAGGGATGTTGCTCAGAGGGCTTTAGATTATATAGAGTCTCATTTTATAGACAAAGAGTATGGTGGAACCTTTTGGGAACTGGATTATATGGGTAACCCTGAAAACACCAAGAAGCAGATGTATGCACAAGGCTTTATGCTTTATGGATTCTCTGAATTTTACAGGGCAACCGGATCTGAAAAGGCCTTAGCAATGGCAGTAGATACATTCAGGCTGATAGAGAAGTATAAAGATTCAGAATATGGTGGGTATCCTGAAGCCTTTACCCGAGATTGGGAACCAATATCCGATATGCGATTAAGTGAGAAGGATGCAAATGAAAGAAAGACAATGAACACTCATCTTCATATTCTTGAACCATATACCAACCTTCTTAGGATATGGAGACATGAGGATATTATGAATGCCCAGAGAGATTTGATCTCTATATTCATTGATAAGATTATTGATTCTGAATCATATCACCTCAATCTTTTCTTTAATGATTTCTGGGAGGTAAAATCTTCTGCAATTTCATACGGACATGATATTGAGGCCTCATGGTTGTTGACAGAAGCTGCTGAAGTATTGGGTGAGAATGGTCTTCTGGAAAGGGTCAATGAAGTTTCATCAAAAATCGCGAAGGCTGCTGCCGAGGGTTTGGATTCTGATGGTGGTCTGAATTATGAAAAAGAGGACACTGTTATTGATAGAGAAAAACATTGGTGGGTTCAGGCAGAGGCTGTTGTAGGATTTTATAGTTTGTATCAGAATATTAAGGATACCACCTATTTGGATTTAGCTTTTCGGATTTGGAGCTATATACAGAATCATTTGATTGATAAGACAAATGGAGAATGGTACTGGAGTATTAAACCAGATGGTATGCCCAATTTAGTAGACGATAAGGCAGGTTTCTGGAAATGTCCGTATCACAATGGTAGAATGTGCATGGAAATGATGGAGAGGATTAAATAA
- a CDS encoding TonB-dependent receptor, producing the protein MFAITANPQVTVNVTNKSVRETLKEIEKKSEYKFFFNESLAGLEKRTSLKVNDADITQVMSTLLAGTDIDYRIEENNLIVLVSKSATAARQSTAQQSNRTVTGTITDASGEPIIGATVVLKDEPSTGTVTDFDGNFTLQITGNPILQVSYIGYETKDIATQGLNRLNIILSEDTQQLEELVVVGYMVQRKESLTGSMQSLSSDKLKDITTPSVENMLNSKAPGVYVAPGSGQPGSAGTIVIRGKSTVNGSTDPLWVIDGVIVGSSPGSLNPADIESMTILKDAASTAIYGSQGANGVIVVTTKNPSADKLNVTFSAKAGITNLYKGNLQVMNGQELYDYYSSFSNKEEIVFPRWNPELRNANFDWWNLASQTGKIQEYNLSLSGGSEQLRSLVSVGVYQEEGAVKGYEYTRYNLLYKTDYRPADWITIKPFISGSRRDIDDRQYSVSAMYSALPWDSPFDEEGNIVGHYSDRWVNSNSTNYLYDLQYNFSNSATYEFMGNFDFDIKFTDWLTFSSVNNIKYNNHKSRTYTDPRSSAGEGVDGRINEYRTDMTRLYTNQLLRFNKLVGKHSLSALLAYEYNDYSGETLSSTGIGFVPGFQILDVTAKPELARGGVSEWAVQSVFSNFNYSYDNRYLAQLSLRRDGASNFGDNAKYGNFFSISAGWNIHQEEFFRNDAVDQLKLRASYGSVGNRPSSLYPQYDLYAVAAGNSYNGESGALISQIGNRDLTWEKSYTTGVGIDLSLYQRLRLTLDYYDKNTSDLLYQVPVPGVTGVTRVWRNIGAVRNKGFEAILGVDVIKTDDLLWTIDANIGLNRNKVTELYGQRDPQTGEVAPIILGDGVGIAGSANRILREGIDSDTWYIPEWAGVNPETGAPQWYRTVKNENGEEVREITEKYAQANQVEMGAYTPKFFGGFSTTLTYKQFDANMVFGYSVGGKIYNYTRAEYDSDGAYSDRNQMRLMPSWKRWEKPGDIATHPVASYNNPSLSNKVSSRYLEDGTYLKMRTLSLGYNFKLPQLSVENVRVFLTGENLFTITDYSGVDPEIPSYDGKVVGVTTTVYPSTRKFLLGFNLTF; encoded by the coding sequence ATGTTTGCAATCACTGCAAATCCACAGGTTACAGTAAATGTTACAAACAAATCAGTGAGAGAAACACTGAAAGAGATCGAGAAAAAAAGCGAGTATAAATTCTTCTTTAACGAGTCGCTCGCAGGACTGGAAAAGAGAACTAGTCTCAAAGTAAATGATGCTGATATCACACAGGTTATGAGTACTCTCTTAGCAGGTACAGATATCGATTATAGAATTGAAGAAAATAACCTTATCGTACTGGTATCAAAGAGTGCAACTGCCGCTCGCCAGTCGACCGCCCAACAATCAAACAGAACAGTTACCGGTACCATTACCGATGCGTCGGGCGAACCTATTATCGGTGCAACTGTTGTTCTCAAAGATGAGCCTTCAACGGGTACTGTTACCGATTTTGATGGTAATTTCACTCTTCAGATTACAGGAAACCCAATTCTTCAGGTTTCATACATCGGTTATGAAACAAAAGATATTGCAACACAGGGGTTGAACAGACTTAACATTATCTTATCAGAAGACACACAGCAGCTGGAAGAACTTGTTGTAGTGGGTTACATGGTACAGCGTAAAGAGAGTCTCACCGGTTCTATGCAATCACTATCAAGCGATAAGCTTAAAGATATCACAACCCCTTCGGTAGAAAATATGCTTAACTCAAAAGCTCCGGGTGTTTATGTTGCACCGGGATCGGGACAACCGGGATCTGCCGGTACAATTGTAATCAGGGGTAAATCCACAGTTAATGGTAGCACCGACCCCCTATGGGTAATTGATGGAGTAATTGTTGGAAGCTCTCCCGGTTCACTCAACCCTGCTGATATTGAGTCGATGACTATCCTTAAGGATGCTGCATCTACAGCTATTTACGGTTCGCAGGGTGCTAATGGTGTTATTGTAGTAACAACAAAAAATCCTTCAGCAGATAAGCTGAATGTTACTTTCTCTGCAAAAGCAGGTATCACAAATCTTTATAAAGGAAATCTGCAGGTGATGAATGGTCAGGAGTTATATGACTACTATTCATCATTCTCTAACAAAGAGGAGATTGTTTTCCCAAGATGGAATCCTGAACTGAGAAATGCTAATTTCGACTGGTGGAATCTTGCCTCTCAGACAGGTAAAATACAGGAATACAATCTTTCACTTTCGGGAGGTTCAGAGCAGCTTCGCTCACTGGTTTCAGTTGGTGTATATCAAGAGGAGGGTGCTGTTAAGGGTTATGAGTATACAAGGTATAACCTTCTTTATAAGACTGATTATCGTCCGGCCGACTGGATCACTATCAAGCCTTTTATTTCAGGTTCACGCAGGGATATCGACGACCGTCAGTATTCTGTTTCTGCAATGTACTCAGCTTTACCATGGGACAGCCCTTTTGATGAGGAGGGAAATATTGTAGGTCACTATTCTGACAGATGGGTTAACAGTAATAGTACCAATTATCTTTACGATCTGCAGTATAACTTCAGCAACTCTGCTACTTATGAGTTTATGGGTAATTTCGACTTCGATATTAAGTTTACCGATTGGCTTACTTTCTCTTCTGTAAATAATATCAAGTATAATAATCATAAATCAAGAACATATACAGATCCACGCTCTTCAGCCGGTGAAGGTGTTGATGGCCGTATCAATGAGTATCGTACAGATATGACACGCCTATATACTAACCAGTTGCTTCGTTTCAACAAGCTGGTCGGCAAACACTCTCTAAGTGCATTACTTGCTTATGAGTATAACGACTATTCAGGCGAAACATTAAGCTCTACAGGTATTGGATTTGTTCCTGGATTTCAGATTCTTGATGTAACAGCAAAGCCGGAGCTTGCAAGAGGAGGTGTATCAGAGTGGGCGGTGCAGTCGGTCTTCTCAAACTTCAACTACTCATACGACAACCGCTACCTGGCACAGCTTTCGCTTCGTCGCGACGGTGCATCTAACTTTGGTGACAATGCTAAATATGGTAACTTCTTCTCAATCAGTGCCGGTTGGAATATACATCAAGAGGAATTTTTCCGGAACGATGCAGTAGATCAGCTTAAACTGAGAGCTTCATACGGATCGGTGGGTAACAGGCCATCAAGCTTGTATCCGCAGTACGACCTCTATGCAGTTGCTGCTGGTAACAGCTACAATGGTGAGTCGGGTGCTCTTATCAGCCAGATTGGTAACAGAGATCTGACATGGGAGAAATCATATACTACTGGTGTTGGGATCGACCTGTCACTATATCAGAGATTGAGACTTACTCTCGACTATTATGATAAAAATACCAGCGACCTGCTTTATCAGGTTCCTGTTCCCGGTGTTACCGGTGTAACAAGAGTGTGGAGAAATATTGGTGCTGTAAGAAATAAAGGGTTCGAGGCTATCCTTGGTGTTGATGTAATCAAAACTGATGATTTGCTATGGACAATTGATGCTAATATTGGTCTCAACCGCAATAAAGTAACCGAACTTTATGGGCAGCGTGACCCGCAGACAGGTGAAGTTGCACCTATAATTTTAGGCGATGGAGTGGGTATTGCAGGATCAGCCAACAGAATTCTTCGCGAAGGTATCGATTCTGATACATGGTACATCCCCGAATGGGCAGGAGTGAATCCCGAAACAGGAGCTCCGCAGTGGTACCGCACAGTTAAAAATGAAAATGGTGAAGAGGTTCGTGAGATTACCGAGAAATATGCACAGGCAAATCAGGTTGAGATGGGTGCATATACTCCAAAGTTTTTTGGTGGCTTCTCTACAACGCTAACCTACAAGCAGTTTGATGCAAATATGGTATTCGGATATTCAGTGGGCGGAAAGATATACAACTACACACGTGCCGAGTATGACTCTGATGGTGCTTACAGCGATCGTAACCAGATGCGCCTGATGCCTTCCTGGAAACGTTGGGAAAAGCCGGGCGACATTGCTACACACCCTGTTGCAAGTTATAACAACCCGTCTCTATCTAATAAAGTATCTTCCCGCTATCTCGAAGATGGAACATACCTGAAGATGCGTACACTTTCTCTGGGTTATAATTTCAAGCTTCCTCAGTTGAGTGTTGAGAATGTGAGAGTATTCCTTACAGGAGAGAATCTGTTTACAATTACCGACTACTCAGGAGTTGATCCGGAGATACCTTCTTATGATGGTAAGGTGGTTGGTGTTACTACCACAGTATATCCTTCTACAAGGAAATTCCTATTAGGTTTTAATCTTACTTTTTAA
- the pflA gene encoding pyruvate formate-lyase-activating protein, with translation MKANIHSLESFGTVDGPGIRFVIFLQGCPLRCVYCHNPDTWDKKGEGKYQLSPEELLAEVMKYKNFIAKGGVTVTGGEPIMQAAFVKEFFMLCKENGIHTALDTSGAIFNQTVKEVLDIVDLVLLDIKSIDQMQYRELTGVKIDNTLKCLNYLEEKNIRAWIRHVVMPGWTDNDILLNRLADFLKPYKCIEKVELLPYHKMGVNKYEQMGMDYRPGDLPALSEERLLNAKDIFKKAGLKV, from the coding sequence ATGAAAGCAAATATACATTCTCTTGAAAGCTTTGGAACAGTAGATGGTCCCGGAATAAGATTCGTAATATTCCTGCAGGGCTGTCCTTTGCGCTGCGTTTACTGCCACAACCCAGACACATGGGATAAGAAGGGAGAGGGCAAATATCAGCTTTCGCCGGAGGAGCTGCTTGCTGAAGTGATGAAATATAAGAACTTTATTGCTAAGGGGGGTGTGACTGTAACTGGTGGTGAACCGATTATGCAGGCGGCTTTTGTGAAGGAGTTTTTCATGCTTTGCAAAGAGAATGGTATTCATACTGCTCTTGATACGTCGGGAGCAATTTTCAATCAGACGGTGAAGGAGGTGCTGGATATTGTGGATCTTGTGTTGCTTGATATTAAGTCGATTGACCAGATGCAGTACAGGGAGCTTACCGGTGTTAAGATTGACAATACGCTGAAGTGCCTGAACTATCTTGAGGAGAAAAATATCAGGGCCTGGATCAGGCATGTGGTTATGCCGGGGTGGACCGACAACGATATTCTTCTGAACAGGCTTGCTGATTTCCTGAAACCTTATAAATGTATTGAGAAGGTGGAGCTTCTGCCCTACCACAAGATGGGTGTGAATAAGTATGAGCAGATGGGTATGGATTACAGACCTGGTGATCTGCCTGCTTTGTCGGAGGAGAGACTGCTGAATGCTAAGGATATTTTTAAAAAGGCGGGATTGAAGGTTTGA
- a CDS encoding FecR family protein — protein MSNIEKRELLERFLKGDVAPDEEVTVARLVEEDSHIQQIIEDELISSVGEIDPYKKEQLLKRIKSVIPERSSNQRSLATRVLRWTAILLLPIVSSIITYYVVSSGINYQNSPVTFATGYGEKAEITLPDGSQVWLNSGTTVTYNSSYNNKDRVLNLSGEAYFEVAKDTKRPFIVRTNDIVVEALGTSFNVTSYEEDLSSSSILIEGSIRVSAEGQERILNENHRATYYREGNVLATDAVTASDYILWKDGYLYFDNSSFEDIAKRLSRMFNVKIVFTSDKLRPIRFTGTLGNSSIKNVLDILSLTSPMYYKMNGTTVELYYSEG, from the coding sequence ATGAGTAATATTGAAAAGAGAGAGCTGTTGGAGAGATTCCTAAAGGGAGATGTTGCTCCTGATGAGGAGGTTACGGTTGCGAGACTTGTAGAAGAGGACTCTCACATTCAGCAGATTATAGAAGATGAATTGATTAGCTCTGTTGGTGAGATCGATCCATATAAAAAAGAACAACTGCTCAAAAGGATAAAATCGGTAATACCTGAGAGATCCTCCAACCAACGCAGTCTGGCAACCAGAGTGTTACGCTGGACAGCCATTCTATTGCTACCAATTGTCTCATCAATAATCACATACTATGTAGTTAGCTCAGGCATCAATTATCAAAACTCTCCGGTTACATTTGCTACAGGATATGGAGAGAAAGCGGAAATCACACTTCCAGATGGCAGTCAGGTATGGCTAAACTCCGGCACAACAGTTACATATAATTCATCATACAACAATAAGGACAGAGTACTGAATCTCTCAGGTGAAGCATATTTTGAGGTTGCTAAGGATACGAAAAGACCGTTTATAGTGAGGACAAACGATATTGTTGTGGAAGCACTGGGAACATCATTTAATGTCACCTCTTATGAAGAGGATCTCTCTTCCTCCTCAATACTTATAGAGGGTAGTATCAGGGTTAGTGCAGAAGGGCAGGAGCGAATTCTGAATGAGAATCATCGTGCAACTTATTACAGGGAGGGTAATGTTCTGGCAACTGATGCTGTTACGGCATCGGATTATATCTTGTGGAAAGATGGTTATCTCTATTTCGATAACAGCTCTTTTGAGGATATTGCCAAAAGATTATCAAGAATGTTTAACGTGAAGATTGTGTTCACATCAGATAAACTGCGTCCGATAAGATTCACCGGTACACTTGGTAACAGTAGTATAAAAAATGTTCTGGATATACTTTCGCTGACTTCGCCGATGTATTACAAAATGAATGGAACCACAGTTGAATTGTATTACAGCGAGGGATGA
- a CDS encoding Gfo/Idh/MocA family protein codes for MKFLKFSLLLFIATIAFSCVAPSENGVPQMIKTEVPERPAGQTDMLQFAAEPIPTVRVGFVGLGMRGPGAVQRFTHIPGVEIVALCDLRPERVDAAQEILRKAGFPEAAGYSGDVNSWKELVERDDIDLVYVATDWNSHAEIGVYAMENGKHVAIEVPAAMTLEQIWALVDTSERTRKHCMQLENCVYDFFELTTLNMAQQGVFGEIIHTEGSYIHELSAFWDSYWNNWRLDYNEKNRGDVYPTHGIGPAAQLLNIHRGDKMNYLVSVDTKPIVGPEIVKELYGREAPDFRNGDHTLTLIKTEKGKTINIQHNVMTPRPYSRMYQLTGTKGFANKYPVQGYAIQSGQVESEGIPNHEDLNAHSFVSEEVKTALMEKYKHPIHKELEEKAKTVGGHGGMDFIMDYRLVYCLQNGLPLDMDVYDLAEWCSLIPLTEISLDNGSVPVEIPDFTRGGWDKIDGLKFAY; via the coding sequence ATGAAGTTTTTAAAATTTAGTTTGTTGCTTTTTATTGCAACCATCGCATTTTCCTGCGTCGCTCCAAGTGAGAACGGGGTGCCGCAGATGATTAAGACAGAGGTGCCTGAAAGGCCGGCTGGACAAACCGACATGCTGCAGTTTGCTGCAGAACCCATTCCAACAGTAAGAGTAGGGTTTGTAGGTTTAGGAATGCGCGGTCCCGGTGCTGTACAACGTTTCACTCATATACCGGGAGTAGAGATTGTTGCACTATGCGACCTCAGACCAGAGAGAGTTGATGCTGCTCAGGAAATCCTTCGCAAAGCTGGTTTCCCCGAAGCGGCAGGTTACTCAGGTGATGTAAACTCATGGAAAGAGCTTGTAGAGCGTGATGACATCGATTTAGTGTATGTAGCAACCGATTGGAATTCTCATGCCGAAATTGGTGTATATGCCATGGAAAATGGCAAACACGTTGCTATTGAAGTTCCTGCAGCAATGACACTTGAGCAGATATGGGCACTTGTTGATACATCTGAGAGAACACGCAAGCACTGTATGCAGCTTGAGAACTGTGTGTATGATTTCTTTGAACTTACCACACTGAACATGGCTCAGCAGGGCGTATTTGGCGAGATTATCCATACAGAAGGATCATATATCCATGAGCTGTCAGCATTCTGGGATTCATACTGGAATAACTGGCGCCTTGATTATAACGAGAAAAACAGAGGTGATGTTTATCCAACTCACGGAATCGGACCGGCTGCTCAGCTTCTTAATATCCACCGTGGTGATAAAATGAACTACCTGGTATCAGTTGATACTAAACCAATCGTTGGTCCGGAAATAGTGAAAGAACTGTATGGACGTGAAGCTCCTGATTTCCGTAATGGTGATCATACTTTGACACTGATAAAGACTGAGAAGGGTAAGACAATCAACATTCAGCATAATGTGATGACTCCTCGTCCATATTCACGTATGTATCAGCTTACAGGAACAAAAGGATTTGCTAATAAATATCCTGTACAGGGCTACGCTATCCAGTCTGGTCAGGTAGAATCTGAAGGTATTCCTAATCATGAAGATCTTAACGCACACAGCTTCGTTTCTGAAGAGGTTAAGACTGCCTTGATGGAGAAGTACAAACACCCTATCCACAAAGAGCTTGAAGAGAAAGCTAAAACAGTAGGTGGTCACGGAGGTATGGACTTCATCATGGATTACCGTCTTGTTTACTGTCTGCAGAATGGTCTGCCTCTGGATATGGATGTTTATGACCTTGCAGAGTGGTGCAGTCTTATTCCTTTGACTGAGATCTCACTGGATAATGGCAGTGTGCCTGTTGAAATACCCGACTTCACACGTGGAGGCTGGGATAAAATTGATGGTCTTAAGTTTGCTTATTAA
- a CDS encoding RagB/SusD family nutrient uptake outer membrane protein: MKKITIYSILAAVLLFTACDIDRLPYGSMPDESIKNDPGASLNTLLTGTYSQLKGWSDVMHRCGEYAGDNIMIRGTSTDAFYEFISYSRTPNNYRLQTFWDNSYKVIAQSSNIITMIEEGQSPEIDSQIGEAYFLRGMMYYYLVRAYGRPFAQNPDQNLGVPIVNGTPDDVFGEMADRSTVRETYEQAIADLEKAASLITVNRGSAYASEMAAKALLSRIYLYMSGTYDNPNVQYAELAERYADEVIASGEYELLPREEFMRYNTFTPENNAETIFAIKRVASEFSGYDHYYGIGGMYANIGGMGWGEMYASAEYLALLDETGRNDWANNKLVDARAAFIEPQYTDDGTEVFRFIKDVYNGNGTQTGYGYVQAPISEVNGKLFCTEESTTFEMTPVDEEQGIYSIEYTNGKIYTGVVDKLMRLNRAFPMFYITKCSREGEESHLHSPVISRLGEIYLNKAEAAAKQGDYATALTALNTVRERSLPGEGYTSLNAENASELIDKERRLELAFQAERSYDVFRNGDPLTRKYPGPHNAMEVVEATDYRVVYYIPQDAINAYKGTGSTLTQNPTSN; this comes from the coding sequence ATGAAAAAAATAACTATTTATAGCATTCTGGCGGCAGTTTTGCTTTTCACTGCTTGCGATATAGACAGATTACCATATGGATCGATGCCCGATGAGAGTATTAAAAATGATCCGGGTGCTTCGCTCAACACATTGCTTACAGGAACCTACTCACAGCTTAAGGGATGGTCTGATGTTATGCACCGCTGCGGTGAGTATGCAGGTGATAATATAATGATTCGCGGAACATCTACCGACGCATTTTACGAATTTATATCATACTCAAGAACACCAAATAACTATAGGTTGCAGACCTTCTGGGACAACAGCTACAAGGTGATTGCGCAGTCGTCCAACATCATTACAATGATTGAAGAGGGACAGAGTCCTGAGATTGACAGCCAAATCGGCGAAGCTTACTTCCTGCGCGGGATGATGTACTACTACCTGGTGAGAGCTTATGGCAGACCGTTTGCCCAGAACCCAGATCAGAATCTTGGAGTGCCCATCGTAAACGGTACACCTGACGACGTATTTGGTGAGATGGCCGATCGCTCAACTGTACGTGAAACTTATGAGCAGGCTATAGCCGATCTTGAGAAAGCAGCCAGTCTTATCACAGTAAACAGGGGTAGTGCCTATGCATCAGAGATGGCTGCAAAAGCGCTCTTGTCACGTATCTATCTTTATATGAGTGGTACATACGACAATCCTAATGTTCAGTATGCCGAGCTTGCAGAGAGATATGCCGATGAGGTGATCGCTTCAGGCGAGTATGAACTACTTCCACGTGAGGAGTTTATGAGATACAACACCTTCACACCTGAAAACAATGCAGAAACAATCTTTGCTATCAAGCGTGTTGCTTCTGAGTTCTCGGGATATGACCACTATTACGGTATCGGTGGTATGTATGCCAATATCGGTGGAATGGGCTGGGGCGAGATGTATGCCAGTGCAGAATATTTAGCACTGCTTGATGAGACTGGTCGCAACGACTGGGCAAACAACAAGCTGGTAGATGCTCGTGCTGCTTTTATCGAACCACAATATACAGATGATGGAACAGAGGTTTTCCGTTTCATTAAAGATGTGTACAATGGTAATGGAACACAGACAGGCTATGGCTATGTGCAGGCACCTATCTCGGAAGTTAATGGTAAACTGTTTTGTACTGAAGAGAGCACAACATTCGAAATGACACCTGTGGATGAAGAGCAGGGTATCTATTCAATTGAATATACTAATGGAAAGATCTATACAGGGGTAGTTGACAAGCTTATGAGACTTAACCGTGCATTCCCGATGTTCTACATCACTAAATGCTCACGCGAGGGAGAGGAGTCGCACCTTCACTCACCTGTAATCTCACGTCTTGGAGAGATCTACCTGAATAAAGCAGAAGCAGCAGCAAAACAGGGTGATTATGCAACTGCACTTACAGCTCTTAATACTGTACGTGAACGTTCACTTCCCGGAGAAGGATACACATCACTCAATGCAGAGAATGCAAGTGAGCTGATCGACAAGGAACGTCGTCTGGAACTTGCTTTCCAGGCAGAGCGCAGCTATGATGTGTTCCGTAACGGAGATCCTCTGACACGCAAATATCCGGGTCCCCACAACGCCATGGAAGTGGTTGAGGCAACCGATTACAGGGTGGTGTATTACATTCCTCAGGATGCAATAAATGCATACAAGGGAACAGGAAGTACGCTTACTCAAAATCCAACATCTAATTAA
- a CDS encoding RNA polymerase sigma-70 factor codes for MKVYNEADVIKDLKRGSGEAFEIIYNRYVGKLYNFMLGITRGDEYMSEEMVQTAFIRLWETRERIDTGKSLISYLATIAKNTLYNKYKRQTVELIYREMVLREETEIDHTTEQQVEGEWLKRSLDDLIDQMPPGRKNIYKLSRQQEMSTKEIAEKLGISVSTVETQLSLATKYMKNELLKHRDKLIFIALLFTLFF; via the coding sequence ATGAAAGTTTATAACGAAGCAGATGTAATAAAAGATTTAAAAAGAGGTTCGGGAGAGGCTTTCGAAATTATATACAACAGGTATGTGGGTAAACTTTATAACTTCATGTTAGGCATTACCAGGGGAGATGAGTATATGTCTGAAGAGATGGTGCAGACAGCTTTTATCAGGCTTTGGGAAACACGCGAAAGAATTGATACCGGAAAATCATTGATTTCCTATCTTGCAACAATCGCCAAAAACACTTTGTATAATAAGTATAAGAGACAGACTGTTGAGCTCATCTATCGTGAGATGGTTTTGAGAGAAGAGACAGAGATAGATCATACAACCGAACAGCAAGTGGAGGGAGAGTGGCTTAAGAGGTCGCTGGATGATCTTATTGATCAGATGCCCCCGGGAAGGAAAAATATTTATAAGTTGAGTCGCCAGCAGGAGATGTCAACCAAAGAGATAGCAGAGAAACTGGGAATTTCTGTCAGTACCGTGGAGACCCAATTATCACTCGCTACAAAGTATATGAAAAATGAGTTACTGAAACATAGAGATAAACTGATTTTTATAGCACTTCTGTTTACTCTGTTTTTTTAG
- a CDS encoding LacI family DNA-binding transcriptional regulator, giving the protein MKRTKVTIYDIARELNLSPSTISRAIAGSDLISDEVKEKVLAKAMEMGYSSRNFRVNKGDTIAIVVPEVNNYFYHKVLKSIQQKIDNRYLVSILCSFNSFETEKAIVEKLSPSEVSCLIITQSMNATNSHHIAQAEKRGIPVIMFNRVDFDYTCPKFVIDNYMDSYLLTNHLVKSDYKRIAFAAKHFNCPIYKERIQAYSDVLAENQTPFNPDYIIYSELTNEDITEVIMRFINLHPHPDALILPGFSAALQAISISKVYKIDIPNEMAIVSFDEDPECRYSSPAITSIERPLPEIGRKIGELALEISSNKKYDKNRIDLFKSNLVIRGSSLRITSPREV; this is encoded by the coding sequence ATGAAGAGAACAAAGGTAACCATATATGATATAGCCAGGGAGCTGAATCTTTCTCCTTCCACTATCTCGAGAGCAATTGCAGGAAGCGATTTAATTAGTGATGAAGTGAAGGAAAAGGTTCTTGCGAAGGCAATGGAGATGGGTTATAGCAGCAGGAACTTCAGGGTTAATAAGGGTGACACGATTGCGATTGTTGTACCAGAGGTTAATAACTACTTTTACCATAAGGTACTGAAGAGCATACAGCAAAAAATAGATAACAGATACCTGGTTTCCATACTCTGTTCTTTCAATTCATTTGAAACAGAAAAGGCAATTGTGGAAAAGCTGTCGCCTTCAGAAGTGAGCTGCCTCATTATCACTCAAAGTATGAATGCAACCAACAGCCATCATATTGCCCAGGCAGAGAAGAGGGGTATACCTGTAATCATGTTCAACAGGGTTGACTTTGATTACACCTGCCCAAAGTTTGTTATCGACAATTATATGGATTCTTATCTGCTGACCAACCATCTTGTCAAGTCTGATTACAAAAGAATAGCATTTGCAGCAAAACACTTCAACTGCCCAATTTACAAAGAGAGAATTCAGGCATATAGTGATGTTCTCGCAGAAAATCAGACACCATTTAATCCCGACTATATAATTTACAGTGAACTCACAAATGAGGATATCACAGAGGTTATTATGCGATTTATAAATCTTCATCCACACCCCGATGCATTAATCCTTCCGGGATTCAGTGCTGCATTGCAGGCAATCTCAATATCAAAGGTATACAAAATTGATATCCCAAATGAGATGGCTATTGTGAGCTTTGACGAAGATCCTGAATGCAGATATTCATCTCCTGCAATCACAAGTATTGAGCGACCACTCCCTGAAATAGGCAGAAAGATTGGAGAGCTTGCATTGGAAATCAGTTCAAATAAAAAATATGATAAGAACAGGATAGATCTGTTTAAGTCGAATCTGGTGATTAGGGGATCTTCGTTAAGAATAACATCGCCTCGTGAAGTGTGA